Proteins from a genomic interval of Mesobacillus sp. S13:
- a CDS encoding AI-2E family transporter, which translates to MNIQMKWYYRLGFLLLLFIVLFVFIKLQAIWVPFLEILISLLVPFSVAAFITYLLHPIVEALHQRGLHRGVSILVIYILFFGGAGFAFYKGIPAMIRQLGDLAENAPYFAEQYRQMVNNIVDQTSTWPAGIHERIEDGITRMEQWLDGVLAGTMTFLMDIINSILTIAVIPFIAFYMLKDFDVMKKAAWYLTPRQWRQPGTKFLHEVDKSLGSYIRGQLLICLIIGVLSSLFFWMAGIKYSLLLGAIVGITNVIPYFGPIIGAIPAVIIAATMSVKMVLLSLVIVFSLQFLEGNILSPLIVGKSLHMHPLMIMFALLAGEEIGGILGLILAVPVLVVLRAALIHAKDHIILERKKERPS; encoded by the coding sequence ATGAATATCCAGATGAAATGGTATTACCGGCTTGGATTCCTTCTCCTTTTATTCATTGTGCTTTTTGTTTTCATCAAATTGCAGGCCATATGGGTTCCGTTTTTGGAAATTTTGATTTCGCTGCTTGTGCCTTTTTCTGTGGCTGCCTTCATTACATATCTCCTCCACCCTATTGTGGAAGCCCTTCACCAAAGAGGGCTTCATCGCGGAGTTTCGATCTTGGTCATCTATATTTTATTTTTTGGCGGAGCTGGTTTTGCTTTTTACAAAGGGATACCAGCAATGATCCGTCAGCTGGGCGATTTAGCGGAGAATGCGCCGTATTTTGCCGAGCAATATAGGCAAATGGTCAATAACATTGTTGATCAGACCTCCACTTGGCCGGCAGGGATACATGAGAGGATCGAGGATGGAATTACCCGGATGGAACAATGGCTTGATGGAGTGCTCGCTGGTACGATGACATTCCTGATGGATATCATTAATTCAATTTTGACGATTGCAGTGATCCCATTTATCGCTTTTTACATGCTGAAGGATTTCGATGTCATGAAAAAAGCGGCCTGGTATCTGACGCCCCGGCAGTGGAGGCAGCCAGGCACAAAGTTCCTGCATGAGGTCGATAAGTCTCTCGGAAGCTATATCCGTGGGCAGCTGCTCATTTGCCTAATCATTGGTGTCCTTTCCTCCTTGTTTTTTTGGATGGCAGGCATCAAGTATTCGCTGCTATTAGGAGCGATAGTCGGGATCACGAATGTGATTCCATATTTCGGGCCCATCATTGGAGCGATTCCGGCTGTGATCATCGCAGCAACAATGTCTGTGAAAATGGTGCTTCTTTCACTCGTAATTGTCTTTTCACTGCAGTTTCTCGAGGGAAATATCTTGTCCCCGCTCATTGTCGGTAAAAGCCTGCATATGCATCCGCTGATGATCATGTTTGCGCTGCTGGCGGGAGAAGAGATAGGCGGCATCCTTGGCCTTATTCTTGCCGTTCCTGTCCTGGTGGTCCTAAGAGCGGCACTCATTCATGCAAAAGACCATATCATACTTGAGAGAAAGAAAGAGCGTCCCTCGTAA
- a CDS encoding YrzQ family protein, whose amino-acid sequence MLTSVIAFGAGMAAYNYTSNNNMMSGRKMKKLGKKMTKALF is encoded by the coding sequence ATGTTAACCTCCGTAATTGCTTTTGGTGCTGGCATGGCAGCGTACAACTATACGTCTAACAATAATATGATGTCTGGCAGGAAGATGAAAAAGCTAGGCAAGAAGATGACCAAAGCTTTATTTTAA
- a CDS encoding PRC-barrel domain-containing protein yields the protein MRTFSLLKGLPVYELASGQKLGEVCDVSISGNGSVVGLLVKKGAFIKKTFQVKVDQVSSFGEDGIMVEDKSALERLETEPEYTFEHNESLAGKKLLTKDGEQLGLLEDVYFMEELGTIVGYELTDGFFSDIAYGKRVIKTTGPPAIGKDAIVVTVKSR from the coding sequence TTGCGGACATTTTCACTTTTAAAAGGACTGCCTGTATATGAATTGGCGAGTGGTCAAAAACTGGGCGAAGTTTGTGATGTGAGCATTTCTGGCAATGGAAGCGTTGTAGGCTTACTTGTAAAAAAGGGTGCGTTCATCAAGAAAACGTTTCAGGTTAAAGTGGATCAGGTTTCATCCTTCGGGGAAGATGGAATTATGGTGGAAGACAAGTCAGCCCTTGAGCGATTGGAGACAGAGCCTGAGTATACATTCGAGCATAATGAGAGCCTTGCTGGGAAGAAGCTTCTTACGAAAGATGGGGAGCAGCTGGGCTTATTGGAAGATGTATATTTTATGGAAGAATTGGGCACGATTGTAGGGTACGAATTAACGGATGGCTTTTTTTCGGATATCGCTTATGGGAAGCGTGTCATTAAGACCACTGGTCCGCCTGCAATCGGAAAGGATGCCATCGTCGTCACTGTCAAATCGAGATGA
- a CDS encoding N-acetylmuramoyl-L-alanine amidase, which translates to MRKYFTILSITLIFLLINLSPALAVNNPRNTYEVKPGDYLWKIASTYKTSVADLKLINGLQSDLILVGQKLRVPIEYEVIPGDTLWKLSVSFNSTVHSIKTANGLNTNMIYVGQKLRIPPKRLNMQGQYVLMTRDEFRDWVFNHLFTRKIGKIQQHHTYQPSYQQFNGTNHFSLLKGMEEYHVNSMKWSTISQQLTTFPDGKVAVGRSFNTPPEGSFGLLNESVMREIEADALAIENVGNFDAGNNQMTAEQRETILTVTALLMMRFGLSPSIDTITYHHWWDINSGERVLDEGQGHAVKTCPGTDFFGGNSTADAKNHFYPMIIRKMQEISATMR; encoded by the coding sequence ATGAGAAAATATTTTACAATACTTTCCATCACTTTAATCTTCCTTCTGATAAACCTATCTCCTGCGCTGGCAGTCAATAATCCAAGAAATACCTATGAAGTAAAACCAGGAGATTATTTATGGAAGATAGCGTCAACCTATAAAACCTCAGTCGCAGACCTCAAACTAATCAATGGATTGCAATCAGATTTGATCCTGGTTGGCCAAAAATTAAGAGTTCCCATCGAGTATGAGGTCATTCCCGGAGACACGTTATGGAAACTTTCGGTTTCATTTAATTCTACTGTCCATTCCATCAAAACTGCCAATGGTTTAAATACGAATATGATTTATGTAGGACAGAAATTAAGGATCCCGCCTAAAAGATTGAACATGCAAGGACAGTATGTCCTGATGACCAGGGATGAATTCAGGGATTGGGTTTTCAACCATCTTTTCACACGAAAAATCGGAAAAATTCAGCAGCATCATACGTATCAGCCATCCTATCAGCAATTTAATGGCACCAACCACTTCTCTTTATTAAAGGGTATGGAAGAATATCATGTGAATTCAATGAAGTGGAGCACCATCAGCCAGCAGCTGACGACATTCCCTGATGGTAAGGTGGCAGTTGGCAGATCATTTAACACACCTCCAGAAGGGTCATTTGGATTGTTGAATGAATCCGTCATGCGAGAGATTGAAGCAGATGCCTTGGCAATCGAAAATGTAGGGAATTTTGATGCCGGTAATAACCAAATGACTGCAGAGCAAAGGGAAACGATCCTTACCGTCACTGCACTGCTGATGATGCGATTCGGACTCAGTCCTTCGATTGATACAATTACGTACCATCATTGGTGGGATATCAACTCAGGAGAAAGAGTCTTGGATGAAGGGCAAGGCCATGCGGTAAAAACTTGCCCAGGAACAGACTTTTTCGGCGGCAATTCCACCGCTGACGCTAAAAATCACTTTTATCCTATGATTATTCGCAAAATGCAGGAAATTTCTGCAACCATGAGATGA
- a CDS encoding ATP-dependent RecD-like DNA helicase, whose product MDKQDSLDLFSEQGKFMKGKHLVTIFHNEQNLYTVLRIRVEETNEQYEDKEAVITGYFPRIHEQESYVFFGEIKEHPKFGAQFHATHFRKDLPQSKQGIISYLSSDLFKGIGKKTAEKIVDTLGEKAITRIIENPSVLEQIPKLASEKAKELYDTLMEHQGLEQVMVALNEYGFGPQLSMKIYQVYKEKAIEVIQNNPYKLVEDIEGIGFGRADELGCQLGLTGNHPDRIKAACLYTLESSSIQGGHVFMEAEELLVDVKKLLEDNQNIEIQFTDISNEIIKLGEEGKLVAEEQRIYLPSLYYSEKGLVVNIKRILEQTEYENQFPESEFLLALGELEERLGVQYGPSQKEAIQTALMSPMMILTGGPGTGKTTVIKGIVELYAELHGCSLDPKDYKKEEPYPFLLAAPTGRAAKRMTESTGLPAVTIHRLLRWNGAEGFDHDEDQPLDGKILIIDETSMVDIWLAHQLFKSLPDNIQVIVVGDEDQLPSVGPGQVLKDLLDSERVPTVRLTDIYRQAEGSSIIELAHQIKKGSMPEDISAQQPDRSFIKCTTSQIPQVVEKVVANAKKKGYSPRNIQVLAPMYRGPAGIDRLNELLQELFNPNDDGTRKELAFGDVKYRIGDKVLQLVNQPEANVFNGDMGEVVAIFYAKENTEKQDQLIVSFDGIEVTYNRPDLSQITHAYCCSVHKSQGSEFPIVVLPVVKSYYRMLRRNLIYTAITRSKQFLILVGEEDALKMGIERGEDTARNTTLVEKLVQLLPELNGEEGTGGQGKLQSKQKLQTEEHIDQDEEVDFIDIIKKADPMIGMGNLTPYDFMEEGS is encoded by the coding sequence TTGGATAAACAGGACTCGCTCGATTTGTTTTCAGAACAGGGTAAGTTCATGAAAGGAAAGCATCTTGTTACCATTTTTCATAATGAACAAAATCTTTATACAGTCCTGAGAATCAGGGTTGAGGAAACAAATGAGCAGTACGAGGATAAAGAAGCAGTCATAACAGGGTATTTCCCCCGGATTCATGAACAAGAGTCTTACGTTTTCTTCGGTGAGATAAAAGAGCATCCTAAGTTCGGTGCACAATTCCATGCGACTCATTTCCGCAAGGACCTGCCACAGTCAAAGCAGGGGATCATCAGCTACTTGTCAAGTGATCTATTCAAAGGCATCGGAAAAAAAACGGCTGAGAAAATTGTCGATACGCTCGGAGAAAAGGCGATAACGAGGATAATTGAGAACCCGTCAGTGCTTGAACAGATTCCGAAGCTGGCATCTGAAAAAGCAAAGGAGCTTTATGACACATTGATGGAGCATCAGGGCCTTGAACAAGTGATGGTGGCATTGAACGAATATGGTTTTGGTCCTCAGCTGTCGATGAAAATTTATCAGGTTTATAAAGAAAAGGCGATTGAAGTAATTCAGAACAACCCTTATAAGCTTGTGGAGGATATCGAAGGCATCGGGTTCGGCAGGGCGGACGAGCTGGGATGTCAGCTCGGCCTTACGGGCAACCATCCGGATCGGATCAAGGCGGCCTGTCTATATACTCTCGAGAGTTCTAGCATCCAGGGCGGGCATGTCTTCATGGAAGCAGAAGAGCTGCTCGTTGATGTGAAAAAACTACTTGAGGACAATCAGAATATAGAAATACAATTCACTGATATCTCGAACGAAATCATTAAGCTTGGTGAAGAAGGTAAGCTGGTTGCTGAAGAGCAGAGAATCTATTTGCCGTCCCTTTATTATTCGGAAAAAGGACTGGTTGTGAATATCAAAAGGATTCTTGAGCAAACAGAATATGAAAATCAATTTCCTGAATCGGAGTTTCTTCTTGCGCTTGGAGAGCTTGAGGAGCGTTTGGGTGTCCAGTACGGACCAAGCCAGAAAGAAGCAATCCAGACTGCGCTGATGTCACCGATGATGATTCTGACAGGAGGTCCTGGCACGGGGAAAACGACGGTCATCAAGGGAATTGTTGAGCTATATGCTGAGCTTCACGGATGTTCGCTGGACCCGAAAGACTATAAAAAAGAAGAGCCATATCCGTTCTTGCTGGCAGCTCCGACCGGCCGGGCGGCTAAGAGGATGACTGAGTCAACCGGATTGCCTGCCGTGACTATACATAGGCTGCTGCGCTGGAATGGTGCAGAAGGATTTGACCATGATGAAGACCAGCCGCTTGATGGGAAAATTCTGATTATCGATGAAACATCTATGGTTGATATATGGCTGGCTCATCAATTGTTCAAATCGCTGCCTGATAATATTCAGGTCATCGTGGTCGGAGATGAAGACCAGCTCCCATCTGTAGGTCCAGGCCAGGTCTTAAAGGATCTATTGGATTCAGAAAGGGTCCCGACGGTCAGGCTGACGGATATTTACAGACAGGCTGAAGGCTCATCGATCATCGAACTCGCCCACCAAATCAAGAAGGGATCCATGCCAGAGGATATTTCCGCACAACAGCCAGACCGTTCGTTTATTAAATGTACAACCAGCCAGATTCCTCAGGTAGTTGAAAAGGTTGTCGCAAATGCCAAAAAGAAAGGGTATTCCCCAAGGAACATCCAGGTGCTGGCTCCAATGTACCGGGGCCCAGCAGGCATTGACCGTTTGAATGAACTACTGCAGGAACTGTTCAATCCGAATGATGATGGTACCAGGAAAGAGCTTGCATTTGGCGATGTGAAATACCGCATCGGTGATAAGGTCCTCCAGTTGGTCAATCAGCCTGAAGCAAATGTTTTCAATGGCGATATGGGTGAAGTTGTCGCGATATTTTATGCTAAGGAAAACACAGAAAAACAAGATCAGCTGATCGTTTCTTTCGATGGAATTGAAGTCACCTATAACAGACCAGACCTATCGCAAATCACCCATGCATATTGCTGTTCGGTGCATAAATCCCAGGGAAGTGAATTTCCAATCGTCGTCCTTCCAGTGGTCAAAAGCTACTACAGAATGTTGCGCAGGAATCTGATATATACCGCGATTACCAGGAGTAAGCAATTCCTCATACTAGTCGGAGAAGAGGATGCACTGAAAATGGGGATTGAACGCGGTGAAGATACAGCAAGGAATACAACGCTCGTCGAGAAGCTTGTACAATTGCTTCCTGAATTAAATGGTGAAGAGGGAACAGGGGGACAAGGCAAGCTGCAGTCGAAACAAAAGCTTCAAACTGAAGAACACATCGATCAAGACGAAGAAGTCGATTTTATCGACATCATCAAAAAAGCAGATCCGATGATCGGGATGGGAAACCTGACTCCTTATGATTTCATGGAGGAAGGGAGCTAA
- a CDS encoding tetratricopeptide repeat protein, producing MDKNQTGIQFMQEGNWEEAAKTFAEAIEDHPEDPVAYINFGNVLTAVGDTERAMNFFDKAISLDENATAAYYSKGSVYYENQSFDEARKMFELAMKKGLDNGDNFFMLGMSLAQLGSSKLALPYLQRSTELLENDAEAHFQYGLCLAREGFIDEAIKALEQAISLDPEHADALYNLGVAYGYKENGDKALEMFNRALEIQPDHLLAGHGKKLIEGQDLH from the coding sequence ATGGATAAAAATCAAACAGGTATTCAGTTTATGCAAGAAGGAAACTGGGAAGAGGCGGCCAAGACATTTGCCGAAGCGATTGAAGATCATCCAGAGGACCCAGTTGCATACATAAATTTCGGGAACGTTCTTACGGCAGTAGGTGACACCGAAAGAGCCATGAATTTTTTCGATAAAGCAATCAGCCTTGATGAAAATGCTACAGCAGCATACTACAGCAAGGGCAGCGTCTATTACGAGAACCAAAGCTTCGATGAAGCCAGAAAGATGTTTGAACTGGCCATGAAAAAAGGGCTGGATAATGGAGACAACTTTTTTATGCTGGGGATGAGCCTCGCGCAGTTAGGCAGCAGTAAATTGGCTCTGCCATATTTACAGCGGAGCACCGAGCTTCTCGAAAATGATGCGGAAGCTCATTTCCAATATGGACTATGTTTAGCAAGGGAAGGATTTATCGATGAAGCGATTAAAGCGCTTGAACAGGCAATCTCGCTAGACCCGGAGCATGCAGACGCTCTCTATAATCTTGGAGTAGCTTATGGTTACAAAGAAAATGGGGATAAGGCACTTGAAATGTTCAATCGGGCATTGGAAATCCAGCCAGACCATTTGCTGGCAGGACACGGAAAGAAATTGATTGAAGGTCAGGACCTTCATTAA
- the mnmA gene encoding tRNA 2-thiouridine(34) synthase MnmA has translation MEKSPKDTRVVVGMSGGVDSSVAALILKEKGYDVIGIFMKNWDDTDENGVCTATEDYEDVIRVCNQIGIPYYAVNFEKQYWDKVFTYFLDEYKAGRTPNPDVMCNKEIKFKAFLEHAMNLGADYLATGHYARVEDRDGERKMLRGLDENKDQTYFLNQLSQSQIEKVLFPIGNLEKSRVRELAKEANLATATKKDSTGICFIGERNFKEFLGNYLPAQPGNMETMDGQVKGKHDGLMYYTIGQRQGLGIGGSGEPWFVVGKDLERNVLLVEQGFHNELLYSDSITAVNVGFVSDMEKPRVFECTAKFRYRQPDNAVTVELQDDGTAKVLFKEPIRAVTPGQAVVFYDGDECLGGGTIDEIFKNGNKLTYVG, from the coding sequence ATGGAAAAATCACCTAAGGATACAAGAGTGGTGGTAGGAATGTCCGGAGGTGTTGATTCATCAGTTGCTGCGCTCATTTTGAAGGAGAAGGGCTATGATGTGATCGGCATCTTCATGAAGAACTGGGATGACACCGACGAAAACGGTGTTTGCACGGCTACCGAGGATTACGAGGATGTGATTCGCGTCTGCAACCAGATCGGCATTCCGTATTATGCGGTTAATTTTGAAAAACAATATTGGGATAAAGTTTTCACTTATTTCCTAGATGAATATAAAGCAGGCAGGACGCCGAATCCAGATGTCATGTGCAACAAGGAAATTAAATTCAAAGCATTCCTTGAACACGCAATGAACCTTGGAGCGGATTATTTGGCGACAGGCCATTACGCACGAGTAGAAGATCGTGACGGGGAACGCAAGATGCTCCGCGGTCTTGATGAAAATAAGGATCAGACTTATTTTTTGAACCAGTTAAGTCAGAGCCAGATTGAAAAAGTATTGTTCCCGATCGGCAATCTGGAAAAATCCCGAGTCAGGGAGCTAGCCAAAGAAGCAAATCTTGCCACGGCAACTAAAAAAGACAGTACAGGTATCTGCTTCATAGGTGAACGGAATTTCAAGGAGTTCCTCGGAAATTATCTCCCGGCACAGCCAGGCAATATGGAAACGATGGATGGCCAGGTAAAAGGGAAGCATGACGGTCTAATGTATTATACAATCGGCCAGCGCCAGGGTCTTGGCATCGGCGGCTCGGGCGAACCGTGGTTTGTTGTCGGCAAAGACCTTGAACGCAATGTTTTGCTTGTTGAACAAGGTTTCCACAATGAACTGCTGTATTCAGACAGCATCACTGCGGTTAATGTCGGCTTTGTATCTGACATGGAGAAGCCAAGGGTTTTTGAATGTACAGCCAAATTCCGTTACCGCCAGCCTGATAATGCTGTAACGGTCGAGCTTCAGGATGACGGAACTGCGAAAGTCCTGTTCAAAGAACCTATTCGCGCCGTGACACCAGGACAAGCCGTCGTTTTCTATGATGGTGATGAGTGTCTAGGCGGCGGTACGATTGACGAGATTTTCAAGAACGGAAATAAACTGACATATGTCGGCTAA
- a CDS encoding cysteine desulfurase family protein: MERIYLDHAATTPMHPDVLAEMVKVMEAEFGNPSSIHHFGREARKILDDTRDELANSIGTKGNNIIFTSGGTEADNLAIIGYAESNRSKGQHIITTQIEHHAVLHSCEELEKRGFEVTYLPVDENGLVSLGKIEEALRDDTILVTIMYGNNEVGSIQPIKEIGGMLADHQAVFHTDAVQAYGIESLDVEELKVDLLSVSAHKINGPKGIGFLYIREGIKLSRQLFGGEQERKRRAGTENVAAIAGFRKAVELSQKELETKRSFYNDLRNRFINQLEMRGISFQLNGLLDKSLPHILNLSFPGTNVEAMLVNLDLSGIAASSGSACTAGSIDPSHVLVAMFGKEADKLTNSIRFSFGLHNTREQIEKAAEDTAKIVRRLAKINQA; encoded by the coding sequence TTGGAAAGAATCTATTTGGACCATGCAGCAACAACACCAATGCACCCAGACGTCCTGGCTGAAATGGTCAAGGTAATGGAAGCGGAATTCGGCAACCCTTCAAGCATCCATCATTTCGGTCGTGAGGCAAGAAAAATCCTTGATGATACCCGTGATGAACTGGCAAACAGCATCGGAACGAAGGGTAACAATATTATTTTTACCAGCGGGGGAACGGAAGCAGATAACCTGGCTATCATCGGTTATGCAGAAAGCAATCGCTCCAAAGGTCAGCATATTATCACGACCCAGATTGAACATCATGCTGTCCTGCACAGCTGTGAGGAATTGGAGAAGCGTGGTTTTGAGGTCACGTATTTGCCAGTAGATGAAAATGGACTGGTTTCTCTTGGGAAAATAGAAGAAGCATTACGGGACGATACGATTCTTGTGACAATTATGTACGGGAATAATGAAGTTGGCTCAATCCAGCCTATCAAAGAGATTGGTGGTATGCTAGCTGATCATCAAGCTGTTTTCCATACAGACGCAGTCCAGGCGTATGGCATTGAAAGTTTGGATGTAGAGGAACTGAAGGTTGACCTTCTGTCAGTTTCAGCCCATAAAATCAATGGTCCCAAAGGGATTGGCTTTCTTTATATCCGGGAAGGAATCAAGCTGTCCAGGCAGCTTTTCGGTGGTGAACAAGAAAGGAAACGCCGTGCCGGTACTGAAAATGTCGCGGCAATTGCCGGATTCCGCAAAGCGGTTGAGCTGTCTCAAAAGGAACTTGAAACAAAGCGCAGTTTCTATAATGATTTAAGGAATAGGTTCATCAATCAACTCGAAATGAGAGGAATCTCTTTCCAACTGAACGGATTGCTTGATAAATCACTTCCTCATATTTTAAACTTAAGCTTTCCGGGCACGAATGTCGAAGCGATGCTTGTCAACCTTGACCTATCTGGCATTGCTGCTTCAAGCGGCTCGGCCTGCACTGCCGGGTCAATTGATCCTTCCCATGTGCTGGTCGCGATGTTCGGAAAAGAAGCTGATAAACTGACAAATTCCATCCGCTTTAGCTTCGGGCTGCACAATACAAGGGAACAGATTGAAAAAGCAGCTGAGGATACAGCGAAAATTGTCCGCAGGCTTGCGAAAATTAACCAGGCTTGA